TCCGCTTGTTCTGCGATTATACGCCGACGCTCATCAAAAGCTGGAATGAGCTGACGCCTCGCATCGGCGGTCAGTTTTTTCGTGAGCTGTCGATGGCGCGAAGCTGGCGGAGCGACGAAGTTACGCCTTTCGAGCAGGTCCGCATTCTCGATCCCGATCCGTCGTGGCGATTCGTCCGAGGCGGCGTTCGCCATTTGCGCGAGGCTTTCCCGGTGTTCGGCGACGCCAAGATCACAAAGATTTGGGCCGGCTTGATGGACGTTACGCCGGATGCCGTTCCAGTCATGGCGCCGGTCGGCTCCGTTCCCGGCTTCTATCTCGCGACAGGTTTCTCCGGTCACGGTTTCGGTATCGGCCCGGGCGCCGGCGCGTTGATGGCCGACCTCGTGACCGGATCGACAGCTTGCGTCGATCCGGCTCCGTTTCGGATGGAGCGATTCAAGCGGTTGAAAAAGGTCGCCTGATCTGAGCCTTCGTGTCCGTCGTCAAGGATTTGGGCGATGGTCGCGCTGGCGTTATCGACTTCCGATTCGCGCTGATGGGCAAGCTCGCTTTCACTTGCGGCGCAATTCCCGTGGCAATACGGATGTGCACTGCCTGGTGCCCGATGCGCAACGCTTTGTTAAGATTAACGCGGCAGTTTCGAGTGAATTCCATTTTTGAAGTGCGCGCTTGAAGATCGTCTTGGGTGCGATTGTCTCATGAACATTCCCCGAGATATCTCGAATGCTCCGTCGCTGCCTTCGCATTGCGATCTGCACAGGAGTGGGCGTAGGATCTCCTGTCGGATTGACGGCCCGCGCGCAAGTCACTGCGCCAAGTCAGGTCACGCCACAGGAATTACGTCCGCCCGCTCTGACGGGTGAGCAGACGACGATTCTCCCGGGGACGTCGGTCACCGCGCCTCCGGCCGGCGATCGCAACATGACGGTGCTGCTGCGCGAGGTGCTGATCGATGGCGGATTCGCCGAGGTCGCCAGCGGAGGCATGATCGCGGGACTGAGCGGACGACGGGTCAGCGTGACGGAAATCTACGCCGTCGTGGCCGAGCTGGAGCGCATCTATAACGACGCCGGCTATCCGCTCGTGCGTGTTGCGGTGCCGCCGCAACACCTCGTCGATGGGAGCGTGTTGCGGCTCCTCGTGATCGACGGCTTCATCGAGGCGATCAATGTCGATGCTGTGCCGGCGCGCGCCCGATCCGTCGTTGCGGCGCGCACCGCCGGGCTGGTCGGCCGCAGGCATCTGCGGCGTGCCGAGCTCGAGCGGGCGCTGCTGGTCGCGGGCGATCTGCCGGGTCTCGCGCTCCGGAGCACGTTGATGCGCGGCGATCGCGAGGGAGGCACCAAGCTGATCCTCGATGGGGAGCATCGGCTCGTTTCGGCATCGACCGGCGTTGACGATCGGCTGCCGGCTTCAGTCGGCACGTGGCAGCTTCGCGGCACGATGGCCGTCAACAGCGCACTCGGGTTGGGGGATCAGGTCTACGGCTCGGTCGGCCTCGGCGCAAATCTAGAGGCCGCGGCGCAGGGGCGGACGCCGCTCGCGGTCTATGGCGGCGGCGCGGTCATTCCCGTCGGCGTCGACGGACTGACCGTGAATCCGGAATATACCCACTCGACGACGCGGACGCCTCAGGCGCAGGGTGTAGTCGGCTCGCTCGGCACATTCGAACGCGTTGCCGTCAGGCTGCGCGGGCCGATCAGCCTGACGCGAGCCTCGTCGCTCTATGCGAATGTGTCGCTCGAGCATATCGACCAGCAGATCAGCGCACCCGATTTCGACGTAATGCTGAGCCATGATCGCTACGCCGTCGCGCGCGCTGGCGCAGACTATGCGACGACCCTGCCATGGGGTGCGGGCCTGCAAGCCGGTATGACGTTTTCGGGCGGGCTTGGCGGCCGGGGCGCGCTCGACGCCGCGGCATCCGGGGTCCCGCTCTCGCGGCTCGCTGCGAGCGCAGATTTCACCAAGCTCTCGGGCAGCTTTCATGTCATCCAGCCGATGCCGGGAAGCTTCCGCTGGGATTTGATCGGCGCCGGGCAGGCGAGCTTCAACAAGCCGATGCTACGCTCGGAGCAGCTCTCGCTCGACGGTTCCGATGCGATCTCCGCGTTTGCGTCGGGCACCTTGACGGCGGATCAGGGTGTGACGCTGCGCAGTGAATTGTCGCGTTCGTTCCGGTTCGACACGGTCAACACGACGGTGTCGCCTTATGTCTTCGGTGCGGCCGGCCGCGGCTGGCTGGCTAACGTGACCGCCGTCGAGCGGCCCGCATTCAATGCCGGTTCGGTCGGCGGCGGCGTGCGCGGCGTCGTCGACGCCGTTGGCGTGTTGCCGGGATCCTCGCTCGGCCTGGAGGCCGCGCGCGGTTTCACGGATCTGCCCGGAGCAAGGCTGGGATGGCGCGCCAATGCCGTCGCTTCGATGGCCTATTGATGCAGGCCCATCGTCCCAGGGCGACGCTGCCGATGCATCGCGCAGGAGCCGTAGCGCTGCTCCTCTGTTTGCCGATCATGGCCTGGGGCTCCCAAGCATATGCGCAAGTCCTGCTGCCGCAGGGCGGAAAGGTTGTCTCGGGCCAGGCCAGGATCGACGCCGCCGGCAATGGGCTCACGATCACGCAGAGCTCCTCCAGGTCGGTGATCGACTGGAACGGTTTCTCGATCGGGGAAAGCGGCGCCGTCAATTTCGTCCAGCCCAATGCCGGTTCGGCCACGCTCAACCGGGTCACCGGGCAGACGTCCTCGGTGATCGCGGGCAAGATCAGCGCGAACGGTCAGGTCTTTCTCGTCAATCCGAACGGCATTGCCATCACCTCGACCGGAACGGTTCAGGTCGGCGGCGGCTTCGTGGCCTCGACGCTCGACATCGATACGGCGGATTTCAATGCCGGACGCCTTGTCTTTGCGGGCAAAGGCGCTTCCGCAGCGGTCAGCAATGCCGGGGTGATCTCGGCCGCTCCGGGGTCCTTCGTCGGATTGATCGGCGGAACGGTGTCGAACAGCGGCACCATCAACGTGCCTCTGGGCCAGGTCGGACTTGGCTCAGGAGAAATGGCGACTCTCAATCCGACCGGTGACGGCTTTCTTCAAGTCGCGATTCCCACCAGTGCGACCGCCGCCAACGGTCGCGCGCTGATCGACGTGACCGGCCGCATCAAGTCGGCGGGCGGGCGCGTCCAGATCAAGGCCGCGACGGCGCAACGGCTGGTGCGGGACGTCATCAATGTTTCGGGCGCCGTGACGGCGCGCAGCGTCAGGGGACGCAGCGGAAGCATTATCCTCGATGGCGGCGACGGTGGTGCGGTCACCGTCTCG
This region of Bradyrhizobium sp. CCGUVB1N3 genomic DNA includes:
- a CDS encoding ShlB/FhaC/HecB family hemolysin secretion/activation protein, which gives rise to MTARAQVTAPSQVTPQELRPPALTGEQTTILPGTSVTAPPAGDRNMTVLLREVLIDGGFAEVASGGMIAGLSGRRVSVTEIYAVVAELERIYNDAGYPLVRVAVPPQHLVDGSVLRLLVIDGFIEAINVDAVPARARSVVAARTAGLVGRRHLRRAELERALLVAGDLPGLALRSTLMRGDREGGTKLILDGEHRLVSASTGVDDRLPASVGTWQLRGTMAVNSALGLGDQVYGSVGLGANLEAAAQGRTPLAVYGGGAVIPVGVDGLTVNPEYTHSTTRTPQAQGVVGSLGTFERVAVRLRGPISLTRASSLYANVSLEHIDQQISAPDFDVMLSHDRYAVARAGADYATTLPWGAGLQAGMTFSGGLGGRGALDAAASGVPLSRLAASADFTKLSGSFHVIQPMPGSFRWDLIGAGQASFNKPMLRSEQLSLDGSDAISAFASGTLTADQGVTLRSELSRSFRFDTVNTTVSPYVFGAAGRGWLANVTAVERPAFNAGSVGGGVRGVVDAVGVLPGSSLGLEAARGFTDLPGARLGWRANAVASMAY